In Arachis hypogaea cultivar Tifrunner chromosome 7, arahy.Tifrunner.gnm2.J5K5, whole genome shotgun sequence, the genomic window GATAAATGCCTTAACGAGATCCATGCTCAAAACGCGGTGGCATTTATCAAAAGCGACATGACAAACAAGACATGCACGACATCATGGACCGTCGAACGCAAAATGCAAGGCCCTATCTTCATCTATTACCAGCTTGATAATTACTACCAGAATCATCGAAGGTATGTGAAGAGTAGAAATGACAAGCAGCTAGTGAATCCAGCATCTGAAGGAGACACAACAAATTGTTATCCACAAGACAAAACCAATGGTAGCATGCCAATTGTTCCATGCGGCCTCATTGCTTGGTCTCTCTTCAATGACACTTACAAGTTTTGGGTCAACACCAAGAGTTTGACCGTCAACAAGAAAGACATATCATGGGGGAGTGATAGATCCCACAAATTTGGCTCCAAGGTTTATCCCAAGAATTTTCAACTAGGAGGTCTAGTTGGAGGCGCGAAACTCGATGAAAACATACCTGTACTGTTATATCTACttgatctttttcttttgatacactgacagtgtaaaatagtcgttttaaactttttaaactgTTTGGTTTTATGCATGAATTAATATGTACCAGTTGAATCAACAAGAGGATCTGATTGTTTGGATGAGAACGGCAGCACTGCCATCTTTCAGAAAACTGTATGGGAAGATTGAGACTAACCTGGAAGTGAATGATAGTGTAGAAATAGTGATAGAGAACAATTATAACACATATGAGTTTGGTGGGAATAAGAGGCTCATTCTATCAACTGCAACTTGGATTGGTGGAAAGAATCCCTTCTTAGGCATGGCATACCTTTTTGTTGGTGGGGTATCCTTGCTCTGCGCTATAGTATTCATACTACTCTATGTCATCAAGCCAAGGTAAACAAAatgctataattttattttatttacttaacTTCTGAATTTCAaacttattttccattccaaaCTTATGTGCAGGCCTCTTGGGGATCCCTCCTACTTGTCTTGGAACAAAAATCCAGGGATTCTAAAATGATTAttgctatcattttttttttaagttcattAGGTGTATATAAACATTGTGATGTGAGTGAAAGTAACCATGCTGTATGTGTTCCGATTCTCCTATTGAAATGAAATTTAATAGGACTGAAatgaaatttaattaataatgacAGAGACAAGTAAACCAAATAAATGTGTATGAATGcctaaaatgactaaaatatattACAATTGTGCCTACATTTAGTAACAGGAACAatgaatagaagaaaaataaaagtccCAAGTTATTGGTTCCTAAAATCTACTGCCATTTATTATTAGCATCAGTTTATGCACCTGCCACCATCTTTAATTCCAAACAATTTGGTGAGCCATTTACTGATTCATACTTTAAGTCATTCCTCCAATGGAACTTATACATTAATGCCTGTTGGGCAAATTCAGGAAACAGTTGAGATCAATTTCGTCTACAATTATCTAACCTTGCCCTTAAACAATTATCAATTTGATAGCTCCAAAAAAATTGAATGTTATTTGTACATAAGCAATAGTAACTGATATAAATATAACAATACTCCTTAGCTTGTTCTTTTCTCCTTTAATACTCAAAACGTCCATCAAACTCTGCAATAAACACTAACGTTTGGTTGATGTATTTGATGAAACATAGATACAGAGACACAGACATTAAAGACATggacataaaatatttgtgtctatgtattgtgtttggcaaaaataagaaacaagacacatatatttaaaaaagactgAATTACCCTTCATTCAACCACAAGTTTTACCACCATTACAATACACCTATTATCCCAAACAATGTATGCCATcaccattaaatttttatttcttctaataattttttatttcttctaataccatcttaaattatcatttaaatattaaatatataattattcttgaaaaaaaataaaaaattaaagttcagaatttatcaaagattaatcaaaatttaaataaataaaaaaaattaaatgtacaattttttttttgaaaaaaataaaaaagtaaatttagttgtagaatctaaaagagaaagaaaaaaaaaagatttgggaAGATAAgaagacaaattttaaaaactcaataagggtaaaagagtaaaaaattagtgtctcacaAGTTGTGTCTCAGTGTCTCACCAAATTGGAGGTACACAAATTTAGTGTCTCCGTGTCCATCCGTGTCCTCCCGTGTCCTTCGAAAATCTGTATCTCACCAAACCAAACAACAGACATGTGTCACCGTGTACCACTGTGTCTATGTCTCAGTGTCTATGTCTACATCTACCACCACCACTCCTATTTCATTCCACCTACTTCATTCATAAACCATAAAACCATAATATTCATAGCTGCCATCACTACTCTACACATCActgaaggaacacaaagaaagATCAATGAATCAATGGACTCTTCCAACTCACCTGATCCCACACCATCTTTTGACTTTAGATCCACAACTCAGAACAGCAACTTCTTGAGAAGCCTCTCCACAAAAGAAAACCCTCTCACAAAGCTACTTCAATCCCCTCCTCGCCTCTCATGTCCTACGCTTTCGCGCAGCCTCCAAACCTCTCCGGTTTCCTCTCCTCTCCATCAGAACTATACTCCTTCTTCTTCCCCTACAAAGCTCTCTCACCATTGTGACCCTCAAACCACATACCACTGCGCCTCCTCTGTCCTCAGAAACGATGGACAGATCCTCTCCATCGCCCTCTCCTCCAACGGCCTGGTCTACACCGGCTCCGAATCCAACCTTGTCAGGTTGTGGAAGCTCCCTGAGTTCACCGAGTACGGCCAACTGAGGACCAAGGCTTGCAGGGTGGTGGCTCTTGAGGTGTCCAACGACACGGTTTATGCAGCTTATGCTGATGGCAAGATTAGAGTATGGAGAAGAACATGGGATAAGGTTTTGAAGCATGTTCGTTTGGCTTCCATACCTAAGACTGTTGGCTATGTCCGCAGCTACATCGCCGGCAAAGACAAGACAGTAAGTATATATAATCATTCATGTGTCTCCTTCTATCAGATATGAAATAATTTCATATCATAGTATCAGAGCTTCTATATTTATGTCTTATATTaggtgaaaactcaagtgcagtcgacTTCGAAGTTAATAggtagatgaaaatttagtcaaattagtcaaatcatctatcaactctcaactatcaacttcacataaagtcaACTACACCTGAGTTTCGACCCTTATATTAACGACTAAACACTAATTAAATGCAATTATCAGATGAAGCATAAGGGGCTAATCACATCAATGGCGATTAACACAGCAGAGGACATTCTATACACTGCTTCCCTAGACAAAACAGTCAAAGTATGGCGAATCTCTGACCTGAAGTGCATAGAGACAATCAAAGCTCACCCGGAGCCAATCAATGCCATCATTGTAGCTGATGATGGAGTTCTCTACACTGCCTCCGACGACGCCACGGTCCGAGTTTGGCGGCGCAACTTCTGCAGCCACGACCAGCCCCATTCCCTGACAGTTACCTTGCACGCCAAGCATTCTCCTGTAAAAGCCTTGACGCTTACCCCGGACGGCGCCATCTTGTACGGCGGCTGCACGGACGGCTACATCCACTACTGGCTAAAGGGTTGGTTTGCAGGGCAATTGCAATATGGTGGTTCAATCCAAGGCCACACACATGCAGTTATGTGCTTGGCTAGTGTGGCTAAGTTCATGGTTAGTGGTTCAGCTGATTCAACAAGCAGGGTTTGGGCTAGGGAGCAAGATGGCCAACACACTTGTTTAGCCGTTCTTGTTGGACATAGAGGCCCAATTAGGTGTGTAACTGCTTTCATTGGAGGAAGGTTGGCTGATGATAACATTGAAGATACTTGCACTGTTTGCACTGGTAGCCTTGATGGTGTCTTGAAGCTTTGGCGTGTCACTCATTCCAAGAATCTCGATACTAACAATCATAATCACTCCTCTTCACATTCTGCTGCTAAGTATTTTGAACTCTAACAGGGACTTCAACCACCACTAATCTATTGTAATCACTTGTTTCCTTGGAGTTATGGTAGTTTTATTGACATTTGTATCTTTGTTAAACTAAATAGAAAGTGATCAAGTTTAATGGAATAGGCAGTGTAAATGAGAAGGAATGATCTATTATTGAATGAGCTTTCAAGTTTGAACACTTGACATCAAAACAGGCCAACAATAAtacggtgaaaactcaggtgcagtcgacttcatatAAAGTTAGAtggctctcagttatcaacttcacgtgaagtcgactggacctgagttttcaccataatacaaacataaaaatgaaagtgaaataGATTGAATCATAATGCAAACACATACAACACACTACACTATTCTATTTGGCCAAGCCTTGTGTTCTGTGACTGCATATGTAAGGCATCGTTTGGATGTGCAGCAACATGATGATGAGTATTTGTTTCTCTCCTCTTTAGAAAGCGGTAAAGGCCATAACATAGCAAACGCAAAACACAAAGAATTGATATGGAAACCAAGGCTGATAGAAGATACCCTACAATTGAGTTGGAGCGCTTGCACCCAAACACAGCTCCAAGACACACCATTGCAGAGTAGTGATTCTGTAATTGGCATCCTTCAAATTTAATCGATGCACAtttaagttatattattattatattattaaacgcGTTTAAAGAATATGCAAATATGAGGAAATTGGAAAGTGTGTGGAATAGTATATGCTTGCCTTCATGAGAACCGCTATAGTCCCTTTCTTGTCAAATAAGGAATAAGTACTCATGATCTCATATTAaccatttttttcttctattcaatttccaAGGACCTCCCTAGCCATGAATTCAGCATTCTTATATTCTTTTCTAAGTTGTATTCCACTTAATATtatgctttctttttttcttttaatttcctcTACTTCTCATTTTATCATTTAAAGATACAAAACAATTATATTGTTCCATTCGTGACTAATTTATTagatttactttaaataaaacatTTATTAGTATCCAGGATGAAGTATTTTGATATTTTGGTAGAAAcattaaatacaaatatatacTACTAGTAAAACTTTATGAGTTAGGAGATTAAGAAGTTCATCTAGTTAGTAACTGAAAAGACTAAAAGAGAGCATGGTACGTGATGTGATGTGATGGGAATCATGTGAAGAACAACAAAaacaaagataataataataataataataataataataataataataataataataataataataataataaataaaatagaaattagaaggaaaaaaaaagaaataaatataaatacaagaaataaagaaTGTCATCAGCATCGTCATCGCCACAGAGCACAACTCCGACACACCGCCATCACCATTTCGGTACAAACATGTTGGAGAGGGCACTCTCCTCCCGCCGCGGCACTCTCTTCGCCGACGACGACGAATCTTCCGCCTCCGCTGCCAACGCTGACGAATCCAAGACCAAGAAGAACAACAATATCCTCTTCCGCGCCACCAACAGGGCTTCCAATTACATCTCCCGCCTCCTCGGAACCaccgcatccgcctcctcctcctcctccacctccTACTGGCTTTGCGCCGCCGTGTTCCTGCTGCTCGTGGTCTTCGCTGCGTCCTCGTTGCTCTTCAATTCGCGCGGCTTCGTCTGCATCTCGTCCTACAACCCCGTCTCTCGCGCCGGATTCTTCGGCCTCGACGGCCTCGCTTCCGATTTTGGAACCCTCGGCGTGCCCTGGTGTAAGTTTCTACCGTCTGATCTGATCTCACTTCTTTTTTATCTTAGGGTTTGTAATTTTGTCTTGATTCGGTTTTCGTTTGGATCGAGAGTGCGAAATTTAAAATGCTAGCTAGATTGTTTCTGGAAGATCAAACTGAACTGTTAAAATGTGATTCATTTAATTATTTCCGGATCCTGATCCTGATTTGAGCTACATTCCTTAATTAGTTGTTTATGGATTTCGCATTATTCACTTCATTAAATTCTTTATATTAGACAAGCTCACAGTTCAAAGATAGCGGCAATTctaattagtattattattttgatatgCTATAAATGAGCTCAATAAAGCAACCGTTCATGAGATTTTGGAGCTGAGAATTAGATGTTGATTTTATGACATTTTATGTCCCTCTTTTTGCCTTAAGTCAGAAGGAAAACATTGTTGAAGTTTGAATATACACTTTGAAATCATTTAGTCGTACACTTTGTTTTTGCTGGATGCTTATAGTCTCATCCTTGGTAAAGGCAGATCGAAACTTGGTAAAACAGTAGAATGGACATCGAAAGATCTGCTTAGAGCTTTAGAAGAATTTGTGCCTATATATGAAACTCGGCCAATCAAAAACAACATGTATGGGATGGGTTTTGACCACAGCTTTGGGCTTTGGTTTATGACCCGATGGTTGCAACCAGAACTGATGATTGAGAGTGGTGCTTTCAAGGGACATTCAACTTGGGTTTTGCGGCAGGCTATGCCAGACAGACCAATTATTTCTCTTTCACCTAGGCATCCAGAAAAGTATCTGAAAAAGGGACCTGCCTATGTTGATGGAAACTGCACATATTATGCTGGAAAGGACTTTGTTGATTTTGGAAGTGTTGACTGGCCCAAAGTGATGAAGAAACATGGGATTACTGACCTTAGTCGCGTGCTTATATTTTTCGATGACCATCAGAATGAATTGAAAAGGTTACTTCCAAAATCTTTGACATTCTTGGTTCAATAGTTGATTGTTTTGATGAAACTTCTGTtgcttattattattgttattttatatatgttaatgagcaGAGTTGAGCAAGCCTTGAAAGCTGGATTCCGACATCTTGTGTTTGAGGACAATTATGACACTGGAACTGGTGACCATTATTCATTGAGGCAGATATGTGATCAAGCTTATATAAGTGGTGTGTAATATCTCGCCTTCCTAGTGTATTATGATATTCTAATGAAATTTCTTTTCCTGTCAGTATATTCTAGTGAATTTAATTACATTACAATATACGTATACTGGCACAAGCGTGGTTGGTATTAGATCTCAATTATAGATCCATAATACCCTTTgaccaaacttaaaaaaatatttgcctGACTTGAGGACTGTGTTATGGCATTGGTTACTGTACGAATTGAGGGAtttgaagctggagagaaaattGTGGAAAGTTGCATAAATTTCATTATTGAATCATTCTCTATTCAAAATCAGAAGTGGTTATCTCAATACTAGAAAACTTACTGAACTTGTTCCTTTGTTTATGTCAGGCGGTGGACACAGCTGCTTTAAAGACAGTGACGAAGCTAGGGTCAGATCGAGAAGGAAGAAATTCTGGGAGAAAGCAGTTGATATCGAAGAACTGTGTGGGCCAGATGAAGCATGGTGGGGAGTTAGAGGCTACATGCGTGATAACTTCAATCACAGCAACAAGCCAATATCATATGAACAACATTTCCAGAACAGCCGGTATATTGAATCTATTCTCGATGTTTACTGGGAACTCCCTCCTGTTGCCGGCCCTTCCCTAACCCATCAAACAAGGTATGATCCTGCTCGTGTGTCTAGTCCTATCGTTGAAGATGGCCGATATGGCTTGTTCCAAAGGCTTGGTTTGTCCAAATTTGACAACTCTGTATTTAATGGATACACTCAAATGGTTTATCTACAGATATCTAAATAGTCATTTAGATTTGCTTAGACGGGGGTATGGATGTAGTAGATGAGTTTTGTACCTGTATTATGTACGAATTGTTGCTTCAGCCTGATTTGGCTTAAAATGTAGtgttcttttattcttattttcctctttttttgAAATTCAAGCTAGTCACCTTTGCTCACTGCTCAATTCTTCCTAATTTGGTTTATTTACTTGTTCTTGTTAATGTAACTTTGTCTTGGTATTTTATAGACTCACGACCACGAGTTCTGTTTGCTAATCGAAATGGTCTAGCTAGTAGCTAATGCAAATTTTTGTACATATGTGCCGTTCATTTCTTATTTTCTCGAGTCAAAGATATAACATTAACGACTAGCATGGAGACTAAATTTCCACGGTCGACCttaagatttatgatttttactaTTTTAGTCTCTCAAATTTTAAGATTCACTATACTGGTTCACGAGATCCGGCTCCAGGCACTATATTAGTTCCTGGATCCTTTCCAGCGTCGAGTCAATGAACGAAATATTAAGTTAGTTTTGACTTATAACGTTAGACACATGGTTAAATAGTATCTTTTGGTTTTAGCTCTTAAACAAGGCAAAAACGAAATTGTTTTGAAGAATAAAGGGAGATATATGTACATCATATaaactcttcttcctctttttatttttgtcttgtttaAATGTCAAAACAAAATAACACTGTTTAGCCATATGTCAAGTATGGTAAGTCTGAGCCAATTCAATATTTAGTTCTTTAATTTAATACTAGAAAGGATCCAGGACTAATATGGTGCCCACAACTGAATCTCAAGAACCAGTATAGGTCATTTTAGAATTGAGGAACTAAAATGGTAAAAGTTGTAAATCTAAAAGACCACTTTGGGAATTTAGTCCATTATTTTCGTTAGAATCTACTTAAATAGTTGAAAATTGATAACCAATTTTGAGAAGTTACTTTTACCTAGATGTAACAAATCTTCGGGAAGATTTACTTTGGAAAAAATATCACAACCAAACTAAATTAGATTCTAAAGTGACGAACTCAAtcagtaacaattttaaattaattaataaataaaatcacAAGCCATTTTATTTAGGTAGTTTAACACTTTAACATGTATGGACACATGTTAAGGTTATCAACcgaaaaagttaatataaaaagagtttaattttcaatgcatttattaaataaaaacttcagttttatttaagaaaaagtaCTCCCATTAATAATaaccttaatatttttttttccttaagaGTTAAAAAAATCTTTGATAACAAATTTCACTTTCTAGTTTCTTAAGAGGAGCTTTTCTTATGTTCTGTTAAACGATGGGtaatttatttttgtgaaatATTGATTACTTTGCTTTTAAAAAACACCTAAAGATTGGGTTTGTTCAGTATTCATCATGAGAGTGAAGTAAACAACTATGTGGATAAACAGAGTGTGTTCTTGAAATCTAAAATAATGGGATAATTTTGCAAAGCTAACAACATTCCAAAGCAAAGATGTAAGAGTGTATTGAGTATCTAATACAATATGCCAGcataagcaaataaataaaagaaagaaatagcaCAACAAGCAATTCTTTTTATACAGCAACAGGAATCCAAAGTTACACAAAATATAGAGaacaaacaaaatatatatataaatatttgtttatatatgATCTGGAAGTCTCCAGTTGAATTCTACTGGTGGTGGAAGAAAACTTGTCAGGCTATAATAAATGCACAAAAACTGAGACACTGAATTACATATAGTAGCAGCAGTGTTTCTTATCAGCAACAGAACCATCATAAATTCAAACTCCTTTGTAAACATTTTACTAtaactataaatttttttaaacaaatacttCAGTATGGTTCAACAATTTCTGCACTAGTTTTGGCTCTTTGACTTTTCCACTGCTCTTGGAGCTGCAACCAATACAAATCACAACAGAATCTTTAAGCAATCTTGAATCTTAATCTAATAATCCAACATGTTTAGTGTAAGATTTACCTAGTCCAATTGCCTCAGACCCTTTCATGATCCTCAGTCTCCTGCATGAGTCAGTGAACATCCTGCATCAACAAAgaatttgtttattaaaattggaTATGATCTTTAAAGGAATAACATGTAAAGCAAAAATGTCACATACAAACCAAAATGTATATTTATACATAC contains:
- the LOC112704163 gene encoding ALA-interacting subunit 3 isoform X1; this translates as MMEPHSAPTPKKYSKKPKYSKFSQQELPAWKPILTPGWVISTFTVVGIVFIPVGLASLFSSESVEEAAIRYDDKCLNEIHAQNAVAFIKSDMTNKTCTTSWTVERKMQGPIFIYYQLDNYYQNHRRYVKSRNDKQLVNPASEGDTTNCYPQDKTNGSMPIVPCGLIAWSLFNDTYKFWVNTKSLTVNKKDISWGSDRSHKFGSKVYPKNFQLGGLVGGAKLDENIPLNQQEDLIVWMRTAALPSFRKLYGKIETNLEVNDSVEIVIENNYNTYEFGGNKRLILSTATWIGGKNPFLGMAYLFVGGVSLLCAIVFILLYVIKPRPLGDPSYLSWNKNPGILK
- the LOC112704163 gene encoding ALA-interacting subunit 3 isoform X2; translation: MMEPHSAPTPKKYSKKPKYSKFSQQELPAWKPILTPGWVEEAAIRYDDKCLNEIHAQNAVAFIKSDMTNKTCTTSWTVERKMQGPIFIYYQLDNYYQNHRRYVKSRNDKQLVNPASEGDTTNCYPQDKTNGSMPIVPCGLIAWSLFNDTYKFWVNTKSLTVNKKDISWGSDRSHKFGSKVYPKNFQLGGLVGGAKLDENIPLNQQEDLIVWMRTAALPSFRKLYGKIETNLEVNDSVEIVIENNYNTYEFGGNKRLILSTATWIGGKNPFLGMAYLFVGGVSLLCAIVFILLYVIKPRPLGDPSYLSWNKNPGILK
- the LOC112703658 gene encoding protein JINGUBANG, with amino-acid sequence MDSSNSPDPTPSFDFRSTTQNSNFLRSLSTKENPLTKLLQSPPRLSCPTLSRSLQTSPVSSPLHQNYTPSSSPTKLSHHCDPQTTYHCASSVLRNDGQILSIALSSNGLVYTGSESNLVRLWKLPEFTEYGQLRTKACRVVALEVSNDTVYAAYADGKIRVWRRTWDKVLKHVRLASIPKTVGYVRSYIAGKDKTMKHKGLITSMAINTAEDILYTASLDKTVKVWRISDLKCIETIKAHPEPINAIIVADDGVLYTASDDATVRVWRRNFCSHDQPHSLTVTLHAKHSPVKALTLTPDGAILYGGCTDGYIHYWLKGWFAGQLQYGGSIQGHTHAVMCLASVAKFMVSGSADSTSRVWAREQDGQHTCLAVLVGHRGPIRCVTAFIGGRLADDNIEDTCTVCTGSLDGVLKLWRVTHSKNLDTNNHNHSSSHSAAKYFEL
- the LOC112703659 gene encoding uncharacterized protein, producing MSSASSSPQSTTPTHRHHHFGTNMLERALSSRRGTLFADDDESSASAANADESKTKKNNNILFRATNRASNYISRLLGTTASASSSSSTSYWLCAAVFLLLVVFAASSLLFNSRGFVCISSYNPVSRAGFFGLDGLASDFGTLGVPWCRSKLGKTVEWTSKDLLRALEEFVPIYETRPIKNNMYGMGFDHSFGLWFMTRWLQPELMIESGAFKGHSTWVLRQAMPDRPIISLSPRHPEKYLKKGPAYVDGNCTYYAGKDFVDFGSVDWPKVMKKHGITDLSRVLIFFDDHQNELKRVEQALKAGFRHLVFEDNYDTGTGDHYSLRQICDQAYISGGGHSCFKDSDEARVRSRRKKFWEKAVDIEELCGPDEAWWGVRGYMRDNFNHSNKPISYEQHFQNSRYIESILDVYWELPPVAGPSLTHQTRYDPARVSSPIVEDGRYGLFQRLGLSKFDNSVFNGYTQMVYLQISK